The Solanum pennellii chromosome 11, SPENNV200 genome contains a region encoding:
- the LOC107004188 gene encoding cytosolic sulfotransferase 12-like codes for MTTSSPKYLQEDNLSEECKKLLSILPKDKGWVGSYIYNYQGFWTPPRFLQGVIAFQQQFQGEDSDIILVTTPKSGTTWLKSLLFALVNRVKHPIFEPNHPLLVNNPHVLVPFLEHELYIDGRVPDFSTFTSPKLLATHVPFASLPKSVQDSKTKLVYLCRNPRDTFISMWHFTNNLLLHHNDTNSIEEMFDLFCEGVSLYGPFWNHVLDYWKKSIEKPTKILFLMYEDIKKKPKVQLKRLAEFLECPISTEEENCGVVDEILKMCSFENLRNLEVNTNGQFSTGEAYNLFFRKGEIGDWKNYFTTKMSDKLNHTIEEKFQGSGLKFSYV; via the coding sequence ATGACAACTTCTTCTCCCAAATATTTACAGGAGGATAATCTAAGTGAAGAATGTAAGAAACTGCTCTCCATCTTGCCAAAAGATAAAGGATGGGTTGGATCATATATCTACAATTATCAAGGTTTTTGGACACCACCAAGATTTCTTCAAGGTGTGATTGCATTTCAACAACAATTTCAAGGCGAAGATAGTGATATCATTCTTGTTACAACTCCAAAATCAGGAACTACTTGGTTAAAATCACTTTTATTTGCTCTGGTGAATCGAGTGAAACATCCTATTTTTGAACCTAATCACCCTTTACTTGTCAATAACCCTCATGTTCTTGTTCCATTCTTGGAGCATGAACTCTATATTGATGGTCGAGTCCCTGATTTTTCAACCTTCACTTCACCTAAACTCTTGGCAACTCATGTGCCCTTTGCTTCATTGCCAAAATCAGTCCAGGATTCAAAAACCAAACTTGTCTACTTATGTAGAAATCCTAGGGACACTTTTATTTCTATGTGGCATTTCACAAACAATTTGCTACTTCATCACAACGATACCAATTCTATTGAAGAAATGTTTGATCTTTTCTGTGAGGGGGTGAGCCTTTATGGTCCATTTTGGAATCACGTGTTAGATTATTGGAAAAAAAGCATAGAAAAGCCTaccaaaattctttttttaatgtatgaaGACATTAAAAAGAAACCAAAAGTTCAGCTTAAACGCTTGGCTGAATTCTTGGAATGTCCAATTTCCACAGAGGAAGAAAATTGTGGAGTGGTGGATGAGATATTAAAAATGTGTAGttttgagaatttgagaaatttaGAAGTGAATACAAATGGACAGTTTTCAACTGGAGAGGCATATAATTTGTTCTTTCGTAAAGGAGAAATTGGAGATTGGAAGAATTATTTTACTACAAAGATGAGTGATAAACTCAATCATACCATAGAAGAAAAGTTTCAAGGATCTGGATTAAAGTTTTCATATGTTTGA